CGATGTCGTCGACGCGAGGGCCGGGATCGGGATGCACGGTCAGCTGCAGGTATGAGAACGGGCCTGCGTCGACGCAGGCCGACGACACGAGGCCGGGCAGGGCGACGAATGGCGTGGAGATCGCAGGCGGGTTGGCGACGCCCGCGGCGAACACGCGGAACACCCGGCCGATGAGCTGGGCGGTGTCTCTCGCGTCGAAGTACGACACCAACGGGCCGCTGCCGCCACCGAGGCTGGCCGGGTTGGTGCACAACGCCCGCTGGCCCGGCTCCCGCACGCGTCCGAAGAGCGAGTCGGCCGGGGGCGGCGACGTCGAGCGGAACGAGGAGTAGGTGATCACACAGCCGACGTTGGACGATGCGCGACACGCAGCAACGTGCTTGAACGAACCGCCAACGTCCTTCCCGGCGGGCACGCCGACCGCGCTGCCCAGCAGCAGGCCCGAGATCAAGCGGTCGCGCAGCTTCGGGTTGGGGTCAATCTCCTCGGCGATGAGGCGGCGCAGGTGGCCGGCGCCCTGCGAGTGCCCGATGAGCACGAACGGCCGTCCTCCGTTGAGGTGGCCGAGGTAGTAGCGGAAGGCGTCCAGCACGTCGGCGTACGCGATCCCGCTGTAATCGACGTTGGCGTTGGAGGGGGCCGTGAGCGTGCGCTGCCGGTAGAGCGGTGCGTAGATCCCGCACTCCTTGCCGAACCGGGCGGCCTGGGTGCGGACGGTGAAGGTCTCCTCCGTGTACTTGCCGTCGAACGCCGCGTTGCCTTCGGCACCGAGCCGGACGGTCGGGTACACGTAGAAGCAGTCGAATGCCGGCCGCTTGGCCGGGACGAACGGCTCCGGGGTGAGCGTGCCGTCGGCCGCCACCACCGTCGCGTCGAGGTCGCCGCCGCAGCGGTTTCGGACGAGGTCGGGGCGACAGAGCCAGTGCTCGACGGACGCGTAGACGTCGCTCTTGTACCCCGGGAAGAAGATCTCCGCTCCCCCGCGGCGAGATGCCGCACTCGTGGTCGGCCCGGCCGCGCCGCCGTTGCTGCTCGAGCACGCGGCGGCGAGCAGCAGGGTGCCCAGGACGACCGGGACGACGCGTCGCACGAGCACGATCGCAAACGGTAGCCGCCTGTCCCGGCCGAACAGCCTAGGCTCGCCGATCGTGGCCGATCTCAGCGATCGTCTCGTCGATGCTCTCCACACGATGTACGGCACCCACCCGGGTCACCGTGCCGCGCACGCCAAGGGGATGCTGTGCGCGGCAACGTTCACGGCGACGCCCGCGGCCGCCGAGCTCAGCCGGGCCGAGCACCTCCAGGGAGCTCGGTTGCGCGCCCACGTGCGCTTCTCCAACGGCAACGGCGACCCCGGCGTCCCCGACGGCACCCGCGACGGGCGCGGTGTCGCGGTCAAGGTCTACCTGCCCGCCGGGGGCACCACCGACATCGTCGGGCTCAGCCTGCCGACGTTCTTCGTGCGCACACCCGAGGACCTGCTGGCTTTCAACGAGGCGCGCCGGCCCGATCCGGCCACCGGCCAGCTCGACATGGAGAAGGTCGGCGCGTTCCTCGCCGCGCACCCCGAGACCGTGCCGGCCGTGACCGCGGCGATCACGGCCCCGATGCCGGAGAGCTACGCCCGCCTGACCTACCACGGCATCCACGCCTTCAAGTTCGTCGCCGCCGACGGGTCGTCCCGCCATGCGCGCTGGCACCTCGTTCCCGACGACGGCGACGCGTCGATCAGCGACGACGAGGCCGCGGCGCGCGATCCCGATTACCTGCAGCAGGAGCTGGCCGATCGCCTCGCGACGGCACCGGCCGGGTTTCATCTCGAGCTCGAGCTCGCCGAGGCAGACGACGCGGTCGACGATCCCACCGCCGTCTGGCCCGAGGGACGCACCCGCGTGCGCATCGCCCGGGTCGAGGTCACCGGCCTCGCCTTCGACCGCGAACGCGACGGCGACATCCTCGTGTTCGACCCGACGCGCGTCCCCGACGGCATCGAGCTCACCGCCGACCCCATCCTCCACGCCCGCTCGGGCGCGTACCGGGTGTCGGTGGCCCGGCGCACCGCCGCCCCGAGCTGAGCCGACCCTACGACCCGCGTCAGCGAGCGAGGCCCCGGACCCCGTCGCAGAGGGCGCCCAGCTCGTCGTCGGTGTTGTAGTAGTGCACTGAGGCCCGGACCAGGTCGCCCGGCGGGCCGTCGGGGCCGGCCAGCAGGGCGTGCTCGTGCCAGGCGACCCACGTGTTGATCGCCTGTTCCCGCAACCTCCGGCGCACCTCGACCGCCGGTAGCGACCCGACGGAGAAGGTCACGATGCCGCAGAGCCGCCGGCCACGATCGTGCACCGCCACGCCGGGGATGGTGGCGAGCTCGGTCCGGAGCCGGGCCGCGAGCCCGGACACCCGCGCCTCGATGGCCTCGATCCCGACTTCGAGCGCGTAGTCGACGGCCACACCGAGCCCGATCTTGGCCGCGTAGTTCGACTCCCAGCTCTCGAAGCGACGGGCGTCGTCGCGCAACTCGTAACGATCGGGTGCCGTCCAGCGCGCCGCGTGCACGTCGAGCAGCGGCGGCTCGAGTCGCTCGATGACCGAAGCCCGTGTATAGGAGAAACCCGTGCCGCGCGGCCCGCGCAGGAACTTGCGCCCCGGCGCGGCGAGGATGTCGCATCTCAGCTCGTCGACGTCGACCCGCAGCTGACCCACCGACTGGCACGCGTCGAGCAGGAACAGGGCGCCGGCATCGTGCGCGATCCGGCCCACCTCCGCCGCCGGGTTCACCAGTCCGTTGTTGGCGGGAACATGGGTGAGCGCTATCAGCTTCACGTCGTCGTCGACGCGCGTGCGAAGCGCATCCACGTCAATCTGACCGTGCTGATCGTCGTCGACGACCTCGATGCGCGCCCCGGTGCGGGCGGCCACCTGCAGGAGCGCGATGACGTTGCTCACGTATTCGCTGCGGCCGGTCAGCACCCGATCGCCCGGCCCCAGGCCGACCGCGTAGAGGGCCATGTCCCAGGCGCGGGTGGCGCTTTCGGCGACGGCGATCTCGTGCGGCTCCGCGCCGATGAGCCTCGCGAGCGCGTCATAGGTGTGCTCGACGCGCGACGCGGCCTCCTCGGCCGCCTCGTACCCGCCGATGCCGGCTTCCCGTTCGAGGTGCCCGATCATCGCCTCGAGCACGGGGCGGGGCGCGAGCGCCGCACCCGCGTTGTTGAGATGGACGACGCGGCCGCAGCCAGGGGTGTCCGCGCGGGCTCGCTCGACGTCGATCAAGGGCTGCCGCTCACCGGTCAACCGTAGGCGCGCCCGACGCGCTCAGTCGGACGAGCCGCTGAGCCGCAGGTGCCCCAGCCGCCATCCCGACAGCGTCAGGCAGACGAGCGTGATCACCACGAGCTGCGCCGCTGCTCCCCACCCTCGGGCCAGGCCGTCGCGCACGAGGTCGGAGGGGACGTCGGTGAGCCCGCCGAACACCGCGAACGCCAGCCAGCGCGGCGACAGTTGGGCGACGCTGACGAGCGCAGTGGCCACGAGGCTCTCGCCGAGGAGCACGACTCCGAGCGACCACACCGTCGCGCGCCGGGTGGCGCAGCCGAGGAGCACGAACACCGCCACATACGCGCAGGCACCAACGACCGTCGCCGCCGCCGCAGCCGCCGCCGCCTCGGGTACTCCGGCCACCACGG
The sequence above is drawn from the Actinomycetota bacterium genome and encodes:
- a CDS encoding DUF3089 domain-containing protein codes for the protein MPYIVWRASTRRSLRSATIGEPRLFGRDRRLPFAIVLVRRVVPVVLGTLLLAAACSSSNGGAAGPTTSAASRRGGAEIFFPGYKSDVYASVEHWLCRPDLVRNRCGGDLDATVVAADGTLTPEPFVPAKRPAFDCFYVYPTVRLGAEGNAAFDGKYTEETFTVRTQAARFGKECGIYAPLYRQRTLTAPSNANVDYSGIAYADVLDAFRYYLGHLNGGRPFVLIGHSQGAGHLRRLIAEEIDPNPKLRDRLISGLLLGSAVGVPAGKDVGGSFKHVAACRASSNVGCVITYSSFRSTSPPPADSLFGRVREPGQRALCTNPASLGGGSGPLVSYFDARDTAQLIGRVFRVFAAGVANPPAISTPFVALPGLVSSACVDAGPFSYLQLTVHPDPGPRVDDIGGDLTAQWGMHLVDVNVALGNLIDLVGRQAKAWRAAH
- a CDS encoding catalase family peroxidase, with translation MADLSDRLVDALHTMYGTHPGHRAAHAKGMLCAATFTATPAAAELSRAEHLQGARLRAHVRFSNGNGDPGVPDGTRDGRGVAVKVYLPAGGTTDIVGLSLPTFFVRTPEDLLAFNEARRPDPATGQLDMEKVGAFLAAHPETVPAVTAAITAPMPESYARLTYHGIHAFKFVAADGSSRHARWHLVPDDGDASISDDEAAARDPDYLQQELADRLATAPAGFHLELELAEADDAVDDPTAVWPEGRTRVRIARVEVTGLAFDRERDGDILVFDPTRVPDGIELTADPILHARSGAYRVSVARRTAAPS
- a CDS encoding aminotransferase class V-fold PLP-dependent enzyme — its product is MIDVERARADTPGCGRVVHLNNAGAALAPRPVLEAMIGHLEREAGIGGYEAAEEAASRVEHTYDALARLIGAEPHEIAVAESATRAWDMALYAVGLGPGDRVLTGRSEYVSNVIALLQVAARTGARIEVVDDDQHGQIDVDALRTRVDDDVKLIALTHVPANNGLVNPAAEVGRIAHDAGALFLLDACQSVGQLRVDVDELRCDILAAPGRKFLRGPRGTGFSYTRASVIERLEPPLLDVHAARWTAPDRYELRDDARRFESWESNYAAKIGLGVAVDYALEVGIEAIEARVSGLAARLRTELATIPGVAVHDRGRRLCGIVTFSVGSLPAVEVRRRLREQAINTWVAWHEHALLAGPDGPPGDLVRASVHYYNTDDELGALCDGVRGLAR